AGTACGGTGTGAAGCAGACCTTGATTCGAATTCATTCATTGAAACTCCACCACACATTATCTACATACATTACACGCTTTTCAAAATTGCCTTAGACTATGCATTAGTTTTTGCATATTGCTCTCTATAATATtgggttataaattataatattgtttttggTCGTGGTGTGGCGCCCAGCCACTCCGCAGACACCTATCTTATTCTCATGGGTGGGCCGCCATTTCCATAGTTAGATCTGATCACAATATCGTCTGGCGCCACCACacaataaaagtttaaaattatgtgacAATGTAAttaactattttataataagatatgAGATTGATTTTATGTCGTCTgaggttgatactagatttgaCGTAGGCCAACTCAAcggttaaaataaattttaaaaaaaaaaaaaaaaaaaaagctcataATTGAGTACTTGGCCATAAGCTAAAGATATATTATCCTAAAAACAAACATGTCTTCCAACAAAAGGGTCATACAGTTGGTCGTGCCGTATTtgcacaaaaagattaaaaaagcatCTTTAATTTTATCGATATTTGCATCGcgtaatgctatatattattataaccaTAATTTGTAtttcaatcttttttctttttttttttatttcttattttgggTAATTCCAACTATGCAATTTACGATGGAAAAAGGGGTCCCAGACCCATTTCAATTGTGAAGGGCGTTTTTTGTTCCATAGTTGGGTTTCTCACTGTTCTTTAGGCCCAAGCCCAATGCTATTATAGCCCGAAACAAGTTTTATTACTGTTTTGTTAAAGGCAATACTAGCTCTATATGGGGAGTAatcaattttttagttttttgttaTACGTTCAAAAAGAAATTTccgttattatatttaaataatttgtacaGTAAATTACACATGGGAAGCTACATCACATGTCGACTGACAGCAAAGCAGGACACTACCAGTAAGTCCCAGAAAGCCAAGACAATTTCAACGTATCCATGTGGACATGGATGTCTCCTCTCCcaaaaacatgcatgcaatcaTGTTAGTTATTGGCCATCATTTTTGTTCATGCACTCCCCCACCTTTTTCGGGGCGCAGGGAACaagaatatcattattattgGGATACTGTTATTTTTTTGGtgacattataattattttttttggaaaagatatAACAAGGaattttggattaaaaaaataggGATGCTGTAAATTCATGCCTAAAGAAACGGTCTTCAAAACACCACTTTCTtgcagtctttttttttttttgcatcatTTCTTGCAGTCTTGATTCTtcaagttcaaaaaaaaaataaaaataaaaacagacaAAAACTTTGTGCTTTCCAACCTCTCCACGTCACACGACCTCTTGAGCCCAATCCCCCAAAATACTAGTCGATATATATAATCCAAAGAATAAGTCTAAATGCAGTCGGGGATCTCAAACGGCGCACAGTAGGCTCAGTCAAGCCGCTGACATGGTACCCTTTAAACAACACGGCATCGTTTCATTAATAGGAGAAACGTTACAGAGCTCCCACCCATATCCCTTCGCATATCCTTAGGTTATAGATTTCCCACCCATATCTCTTCGCATTCTCTTGTGCCTCTGTCCATCCATCTCCATTGGAGACTGAATCTCCTCAGCAGCCCGAAGCCTTGGTTTCTTTCAGCACTtcccttattttttatttatttttttagttctaGGGAAACTGCCCCTTGTGGAACTTTATTTTGAAATCTGGGGAAGCTCCAGAAAACATGTAAATGGTCTTATTTCATGCAAGATCTTGTTCTTGTAAAAGCTATGAGGTTAATGTAAGAGATTGCAGCAGGGGCTACTAATTTTCTGTTATTACCTATCCAATTTTCATATTATGCATTTTGGGTCTGTTGTTATTGCTCTCTTGACAAGGTCTTATTCCCCATTGGATTGAGATGTATTTGATCTGAAATAATTACATAGGATGGCCAGaacattttaatataataaatatgcaGTATTTAATCTGAATTACTGACCAGTGATGGGCAGaacattttaaaacaaaaaatatgttGGGTACACATCCTTTCTCCATTAATAGTATCCCTTGTAATGGTGAAACCTGTGTTGTTTAATTTCCAACACAGCAAAACTGAAACCAGTAACAATGCTTTGTCTAAAAGGCcgtaataaaaatcacaaacttataaaaaatgcaTGTTTATATTTAGTAAACGAGTATAACAATCACAGACCAAAACTTACCTTTTCAAAAGATGACCCACACGACACCCACACCAGAGCACCACGAAACCCAAGCTTCAGACCACGAGCACGAATTTTTCAGATCTCAGACCACTTCCAACTATCAGACCAAACTACACGAAATCTTTCTCACACAGATCGTCTCCAGCACACACGTCCGTAGCATAATTTCTGTGAGCGTGACGAGCTCAGTTGCAGAACGAAAAGGCGAAGcggaacctttttttttttagcttttctttCTATTTCAGGTGGTGTTGTCTAATTCGGGATATTGTTTCTATTTCGGGGGCAATATAGGGTTTTCAATTTCGGAGCAATCTAAACACGTGATTGCTGAGTTGGCGACTGCGGGGCAACTGCTTTACCCGACTGTCCGTAGCATTGTTGTAATCCAAATATAGTAGTCTAAAGTTTATTATAAAGGGAAAGcgagttttttttatatgaataattaaaatatactaaGACTTATGCACCTTAATAatgcaaaaattatattatgaatAGTAACTCCAATCACTATATTTTCCATTTATAtataggaaaagaagaaaaattagaataaatttttttttcccgtttTCTTATTCTGGGTTGTGAAATATAATTAAGTAATAAGGTAACATGTTTCACTTCTACCGATATGCATAAtacaatattttgtattaaaagatattttattaaaaattaaataaaatattattattataatataattttttaatattaattttgcaaGAGAAAATTCCAAATCCATTCACGTTATAAGGTTCAGAATTACACTTCACAGAAGAATTACATTCTCataaagaaaattctatatagCATACTACACATCCTActtatattctattaaataagatCTGACGCATTTGTTactattgaatgatcatttattatatgcttctttataattaaataatgataaatgcgtcatattatatatagtgagaTGCAAGTAAGATGATAGTGTagtgtataacattactcttctcGTAAATACCAGACTAATTTTTGCCTTTCTTTAAAAAACTTTTCTGGCAAGATTTTCATGGCACCAACTACGTATGTACCTACTCGCAATTCTTTATAGAAAGTTCATCACCGATATATCCTACCCAGCCGCCACTTCCCAAACccgaaaaacaaattaaaccgCTCCCGAGTGAATTCAAGAGTCATCGGCTTTGGACATTACCGAGAGAAGACTCGGCATAGGCTTAAACACGGCTCTACGCCGCTGCTGGTGCGATGAGGGCCTAATCAGAGCCGACAAGGCTCTCCTCATGATCAAGTCGCCACCCTCCAGTACTCCTCCGAACCTCACCAGTGAATTCTTCATCGCCGACCTCCGAAGAATCAGTCGATGCGACTCCGTTCTCTGTTGATGGCCATGCTTGACGCCATTTGCAGCAGAAGCCTTGTGCATAGAGCATCGAAAAGAGCCGGGGTGCGTCGTAGGAGAACAGGCGCACGCGTTCTTCTTGCTGAACGACACCGCAGTGTTGGCTTGCTTCCTCATAAAGATCAAAGAACGTCCCGGAGAGGTTGGCTGCTCGATGGAAAAACGTACGGAACAAGACGACGAGGCAAAGGAGTAGCGGCGTCCGTACATGTCGGCGGGCTTGGGGGATCGCGTGAAGATGGTCGAAGATCGGGAGGCGAAGGTCGAGCTCGAGGAAGCGAATGCCGAGGAGGATGGGCACCTCGACGGCAACGATCTCTGAAACGCATGAGAATCTTGAACGTTCGATTTGTTTCTTGAAGATGAAGCCATTCTAAGTTCTAACGCCACTCTTAGCGTCAGCGAGCGAGCGAGCGAGCGAGCGAGGGTGAGAGACAGTGCAAATGAAATACTTGGACGGGGGAtcggtataattgtaatttacGAGCTGATTGAAGGGTATTTCTTTAACATTTGAAGCTGCCGAATCCCTCGTTGAATGCCGTTGGTTTAGGGGGTTTAGTcagatgaaaaatgataaaagaatagTGGTACTACGCGGCTCTATTTTGCACTCTCATTTTGACagttctatatttattttttaaaattttaattttatttaataattaaagaaataactattaatatattttcctattttttaaaaatattaaaaaatataaataaaaaaattataaaagagaaTTTTACCTAGGAACGCATCACTCAaattctcaataataaaaagatgTTAGCTTTTTACAGCATATTATACAAGGATAGTGTTACGGCTATTGGGGCTCCCGTTaggccaaattttttttttctatttttgtatttttttttcacatcatttttttaatgtttttaaatattaaaaaaaatataaaaaattcacaataatattaaacaatttttacttaatcactaagaaaaaaaaaaaaaaaactgggagcGAGATCCCCTAGCGGGGGATCTAGCATTTTCCATTATACAATCatgtttcaaaatgatatttcatttttattttgagacgAGGGAGTTTCGAATTCTAGaacttctattttttaatattattttatgaaaatattttcattttaaattatatatatatattatgaaatatgttgTGTCGGTATCCTTACTCATTTATATTGACATTTAATTATtagcttaaaaataaaatgtaaaaagtAGTCTTCAATCATTTTAAGAGTAAATGGTTTTCTTCATCCTGATTTTTGTCTTCTCCTAATCTCACGTGATGGCAAGCCAAATGATTAAACCCACAAATGACGTTATAGAATATATTCTTTATAAAttagaaagaatatatatagagATTAAACCCACAAAAGATTTCACATAATACGTCTTatatactttacaataaaaataactttacaaccTTTTATGTATCCTtaagatttcttttttatatttctttaattttcataatCCCAGTTGCGTTCATATGACACTTCAACTGCATTTGTTCGCTAggacaaatataaaatatataatatacttgaAATATCCTTAGAACTGGCAAAAATTACAGACTGCTGCGTGCTTACAACACGAAACAAGCCAGAATACATTTCTATAATGCGGTATTAATTCTGTGTTCTACAATATACATTATTAAACCAAGTCTCGTCTTCAATCCAGGAAGATTGAAGTTGACAATTGACAAACTTCTCTACAAACAACTACCTACGTCTATATCCCTTGATAAGCATGGCAGCTAATGTAAGTCTTATTTTCAAAAACTGTTTGCCAGTCGCAGCTGCAGCAAACTCTGCATCAAAGGTTGATTGTAGCAAACTCTAGCAATGGTAACTTTGTGTGGGTCTACAACCCACAAAGATGGTCATGCAGCGCTCAAGCAGTTCTCCCAAGTCCCATATTTTGAGCTGAAAGTACCCCCGCCACTCTGCTGTGCATGCTCGGAAATAACCGCTCGAGCACAAACATCCCAAGTCCTTGCTATCTGGCCAAGCGACATGGGTTGTGAAAGGGTTCGTAAAGATATGCTAAACCTCGACTTTGCCTTCACCGAAAGATCTTCATACTTCTTACTGTCAAAGCAGAATATCAAACCCAATTTTGCATGTTAGAGATGAAGGATTTCTCAGATAAATACTTTGACTTTGAGGATAAGGACGGGAAGTACGGATCAAAAATTGGGGTTGAGGAATTCATAAATAATCATATTGAggaaaggtttgaactttgaagtcACTTACAGCATTACGATATCCTGCCATAAAGAAAGGTACAGAAACACAAGGCCCGTGTTTCCACAGAAGAGACAAGGAAACCAATCCACCAAAACTAGGTGATAAATGGATGAAATTATTCCTTTCATGGTAAACCAACAAAATATGAatgacctttttctttttctgaaaaCTTTTTAGGAACCTACAAATGAAATATAGAGGCTctatttcatatcatgttcatttTCTTACAAGGATCAAAAGAAATTGTTATCCTCATTAAGTCCGGGGAAATAAACTTCATATCTTGAATTTATGCCAAAAGCAACGTATAAAAGAAAGGCATAGCAAGAAATTCCGTTACCTGACTTCAACTGGAAATTTGTCCAAGAGAATCGGGGAGCAATTTGGATAATTTGAGGGAACAAGCAATCTTAATGGCTGAATCGGTGACTGCAAAACAGTGAAGTACATATAAACacagaagatactttacatgaaCAAATTTACTTCATGTTTGAAGGTCTGAAAGCCCACCATTTGTGCAGAAGTGTACTGAGATTTCAAGTTTGGACTGAGAGCCACGGCAATGAAAGAGCACTTGACAATGGTTCCTTCACCCTCGTCAGCAGCAGCAGCTGTGGCAGTAAGATCGACATCTTCATCACTGATATCAACAACTGTGTCAATAAGTCCCTGGTTTATCTCCCTTATTTCTTCTAAAAGGGCGGGATTAGCCTGTAACAGGTACcacatgatttatttatactgaAGAAGCCAATATGGGCATGATtaccataaaataaaaacttaacaaGATGGGGGGACTTGGTTTCTTTTCTCATGATGAGAAGAACTAACCGAGAGAAACATGACGGTTACAACAGAACTTACTTGCAGCAGCAAATTTGAAGCAGAAAAAAATTGCCACAAAACAACATAAGTTTGTAGATTCTATGCTACAACTGCATCTAGTCAACATTCATCAATACAAAACTGTATTGCATGTACCCACAAGGGCTCCAAGGAGGTGCATGTGCGTCATCCTTTATTGTGTTAAGAGTTCAAGGCATGGGAAATTAGGGACCATGAGACTCATGCCATATTTTTCTACAGCCTGAGAAATTACTACATTGGCATTCAAGGTGCGCCTTTTTAAGtctctaataaaaaaattctaccaTTCTTTTAGAATTGTGTGAAACAAGCTGAGTTTTATACCTCGATCCTAGGCCTCTTGACACTAGAAGTTGCAGTTGACTCCAGGTCAGACGTCTCTGAACCCATCAGCTGCTTGAAATTATCATTCATACTGCCAGCTGACGAAACAACACTTAAGGGCATGGCACTTGTGTAGCGCCTCATTTTCCTTGTCCCATTGGTTCCATCTTGTGTGATGAAATTTCTTGCTTGGAGGCGGCACTTTGTCATGGCAACCAAATCCTCACCAACAGCAGCCCTGGATCCATTACCTGGTGCTGAACTTGCTATCCTATCAATCATGCTCACAACTGAACCAATGTCACTAACAGAGGCACTCAATGCTTTAGGTGACATTGATTTTACCTGAATTACAATTACAAATAGAATTATATCGTTTATAATCAATGAGAATAGaataagaaaagagaaagggatgTGCACCCTAAACTACCAAATAGGCTTCAATATGCACTTGAGTTAAGATCTGATCCTTAAGATGAATAGATCACAAGGTATAATTTTAACAATCCCTAATGGATGGAGCACCTTGAAAATATTGATAGTTTAGGGTGCGCAATGCAGTTTTTTGTAGTTTATGGTTCGCATTGCAAAAAGGCGGTAGTtagaaaattgtaattaatgAGCAAAGAAAAACAGCagataaaattttcaagttttgtgcTAGAAATATCATCAACTGCCATAAAAGATCATGGTGGGAGAAACAAATATTAACTAACCGCTTTAATTAAACGTTCAAGAGGTTGTTCTGTAATGCTTGACTTTCCAGAAACATTCATCAAAGCATTGCCCAGAGTGCCATCTTGACCAGTAAACTCAGCGAGCAAAGGTGAGGCCGATATCCCAGGGGTGCCAATGGCAAGGGATGGAACTGGTGCTCCCACACCACTTGTCTGTTGGTGCCCAATATTTCCAGCATTTGAGTGTGAAGAAACACCAGAAATAGGTTTCTCAGCATCCCCAGGCATAGGAGAAGGAGCCAAAGGAGTAGAAGGAGATGGGACAACAAAAGGTGAGCTTGCTGATTGCAGAGGTGTTCCAACTTTAGTGAGGGATGATAAGACATTTTGCTGATCAATCTGTGGAGAAGAGTGTTGCAGTATCTGTGGGGACGCAACCTGGAGTTGGGGTGAAGATATAGGAAATGAACCTCCTGATTTTAACTGTTGGTGGGAATAAGCAGCACGCTGGCCTGCAGATAGATGTTGCTGAAAGACCCCTGGCTTAACACCCAACCCCTGTCTCATTTTAAGGTCACTTACATCATTGATTTGATGAATCTGGGAAATTTGGTGTGTATGCAACTGTGCTGCCAGCTGCTGCTTTGGTTGTTGGTGTAACTGTTGCTGATGCTGCTGTTGCtgatgctgctgctgctgctgttgatgctgctgctgctgctgctgctgttgaTGCTGCTGCTGTTGTTGGTGTTGCATTATTTGCTGCTTCTGCATCAATTGATGCTGCATCTGACGCTGATGAATTTGTTGTGCCTGCAGCATTTGCTGTTCCTGCTGTTGTTTCAGATGCTGTTGTTGAAGGATATTGGAATTTGACTGAAGAGGATTGATGTTTGGCTGTAGCCCTTTTAATCCACTCTGCGAGGACAAGGTGCTGACGTTTGCCTGTTGGGAAGAAGTCACAGGGTTTTGTTGTAGAGACCCCATAGCCACCGGCTGTACTTGGCTCATTGTATTGCCCTGTCCTGAGTCCAAATTGGTACCAGGCTGCAATGAGTTCATCATGTTTTGCTGTGTGGTCGAAACCCCAGATAAAGAAGACATAGAATTATGCTGCAAGCTTGTCATACTGTTCTGCTGCATTGTCGCCACAGAACCTTGTAAGCTCATTGATTGCAACTGAGGGTTCATTTGACTTTCATGGGGCTGAATTTGAGTAATTTGAGATTGTGATTGCTGCATGGAGTGCATGTGAGACGGGGGAAGCTGTCCTTGCTGCAGTGAGGAAACAGGCTTCCTGGGCCTGTTTGTGTTTACAACATTTAATATCTGCTTCTCATAGAATACCAACTTCTCCTTACAATTGGGTAATGTATTGCTTTGGGAAACCTGTAAGAATGCAATAATACGCTCCAACATAGCCTTAAACATTTTAAACCGCTCAAGCTGCTCTGACTTTGGTTGTTGTGGGAGAGAATCATGCTGGAGAACAAAAGAATACTAAACATAATAAAGACAAACACTAGCAATGTACACAGATCAAGTTAGAATCATAACAAAGTGATTTCcgatttcctttttcttctttgctttaGGGGGAGGGGGAAGTTCTGAGCTGATTAACCAACTGCTTTTTAATTTCAAGCACTCGTCCACTCCAAAGTGGTTATTAATATTAACATACTTGTTGGGTACCATTGCGACCTTTAAGTATAATCGGCAAGGCTGAATCATGAGTAAGCTCAGTCAATGAATTGCACAAGGAACATTTTGAAGATAAACATACCTGCTGCAATTTTATAGCGATTTTCTGGTACATTTCATTTAATTCAGGCAAGTACGTCTCCTTCAAAGCTTTGATCTGCAACATAATAATAACAAGACAGATTATCAAACTCCAGTCCTTCAGGTTCCATATTATAAAaaacacttttatttatttattgataagtaagagataaatattattgatttgaATGCAATAGACATATCCCGtgtacacatgaagtatacatAAGAACACCTAAACACATTCTAGAAGTGATAGATTAAAGACAGGAAATCATGAACACTGTCCCCGTTTAGTACAATAGCGGAAAACCAAAGCAGTGAAGTGTGGAGAAAAAAGTTCTTCAACACCGTCAAAGTACGTTCCTGGTCTTCAAAGCAGCGCGCATTCCTTTCcgaccaaatacaccacatgatacatagtaggatcatcttccacactgctgCCACTTGATGACAGCCTTGCATCTTCGTCCAACAACCAAACAATTCCACCACTCTcgaaggcataacccaagcaacatcaaccctttgaaaaatctcatctcacaaCTCCCTTGTAACCTCACAATGTAGTAGGAGGTGATCCACagatttttcattctttttacacatataacaccaatccatcactacACACCCCATCTTTCTCAGATTATCCGTGGTCAAGATCTTCTCAAGGGCGGCATTCCATACAAAGAAGGCTACTTTGGAAGGCATACGAGACCTtcaaatgttcttccaaggaaaCAGAGGATGATCTTGTATTGGCAAAATTTTATAGTATGTCTCAACAGTACATTTCTTGTGATTATTAGCCCTCCACTTCAAACGATCACACTGTGCCATAGGAGTCCCCATGGAGTATAGGAGGTTGAGAAAATCTGATAAAACAGATAATTCCCAATCTTGAAAATccctattaaaaagaatattccacTGATGAGAACCATGAAAGAATAACCGCATATCCGACACTGAAGCCTCCCTATTAATAGCAGTACGATAAAGAGCCGGAAAAGCTTTTTCCAATGCATGATCTCCACACCACATCTCCCGCCAAAAACTGATTCGATTGCCTTCCCCAACTACAAATCGAATATGGTTTTCAAACATGACCACCCCCTCCTTATAAACTTCCATAAACCCACACCATACCCCCCTCTCACTTCGTTGGAGCACCAACCACCCCAACCAGCCCCAGGGCATTACCTGTTTTCCTAGTGAGCGTTCAGGGCATTATCATAATTATGTGGCCATGGAGGAGTTCTTCGAGTtcattttttatctagacctcgTGGATCTCCCCCTGGTAGGGGGTGAGTACACTTGGTCTAATGGTAGGGTTTGGTCGAAATTGGATAGATTCCTCGTATCTCCTTTGTGGGAAGCCCACTATCTAGAGGTATGCCAGAAACGGCTAGCTCGAGTTAGCTCAAATCATTATCCTATTCTACTAGATTGTAGGGGCATTCACAGCTGTCGCCAGTactttaagtttgaaaacatgtggctttCAATGGATGGGTTTGTAGAGATGGTGCGTGCTTGGTGGTCTTCGTATCAGTTCACTGGCACCCCAAGTTTTATTCTTGTAGGCAAACTGAAGGTTTTGAAACAAGACTTGAAGAAGTGAAACTTGGAAGTTTTTTACTACATTGACGATCAAAAGACTACCCTTTTGGAGGAATTGCAGGAGTTAGAGGGAAATGAATTATTGGGAGATACCTCAGAGGAGTTGCTTTTGAGGAAGAGCACGGTTTTTGCAAATCTAGAAAGAGTTTTGTTGTTGGAGGAGATTTCTTGGCATAAAAAATTTAGGGTCCTTTGGTTGAAAGAATGTGATAAGTGTACGAAGTACTTTCACAAAGTGGCTAATTCACATCGGTGCAATAACGCTATTGAGT
This genomic interval from Carya illinoinensis cultivar Pawnee chromosome 2, C.illinoinensisPawnee_v1, whole genome shotgun sequence contains the following:
- the LOC122301154 gene encoding mediator of RNA polymerase II transcription subunit 15a-like isoform X27 translates to MCCYFPGQGPVGGIGGGGGVGEPTMDAGDWRTELQPEARQRIVSKIMDTLKRHLPVSGQEGLQELRKIAIRFEEKIFTAATSQGDYLRKISLKMLTMETKSQNPPANSLPPNSTGNGNKPPDPGMSGMQSQLHNQGQPLPIPLSANPSQSRQLLSQNIQNSVSSAGVQATPTLPSALPPASSINQTSIPNAVSQNTNVQNISGTSQNSVGNSMGQGIPSNMFANNPRQMQGRQQVVSQQQQQQQQQSQNPQQYMYQQQLQQHFLKQKFQQANIPHSLVQSHIQQQQNLLQTNQMQSPQQSVMQTSSVMQPSLSGLQQNQQPSIQQATHSMLQQHPPSVLRQQPQQAAVIHPQQAPMQHQSILPPQQPNAANMQQNQLIAQQSVVGDMQQQQRLLGQQNNLQTMQQQQHQQQLMAQQNNFSSMNQQQLGSQSTVSGLQQQLLGAQSVNSSMQTTQHAVHMLPQSKIPVQQPPQQSTSSLLATQVQPSQSQPQPPQQQLMSQIQSQPSQLQQQLGMQQQSNSLQRDMQQRLQASGQPSSTLLQPQNALDQQKQLYQRAVPDTSSTSLDSTSQTGNANGGDWQEVYQKIKALKETYLPELNEMYQKIAIKLQQHDSLPQQPKSEQLERFKMFKAMLERIIAFLQVSQSNTLPNCKEKLVFYEKQILNVVNTNRPRKPVSSLQQGQLPPSHMHSMQQSQSQITQIQPHESQMNPQLQSMSLQGSVATMQQNSMTSLQHNSMSSLSGVSTTQQNMMNSLQPGTNLDSGQGNTMSQVQPVAMGSLQQNPVTSSQQANVSTLSSQSGLKGLQPNINPLQSNSNILQQQHLKQQQEQQMLQAQQIHQRQMQHQLMQKQQIMQHQQQQQHQQQQQQQQHQQQQQQHQQQQHQQQLHQQPKQQLAAQLHTHQISQIHQINDVSDLKMRQGLGVKPGVFQQHLSAGQRAAYSHQQLKSGGSFPISSPQLQVASPQILQHSSPQIDQQNVLSSLTKVGTPLQSASSPFVVPSPSTPLAPSPMPGDAEKPISGVSSHSNAGNIGHQQTSGVGAPVPSLAIGTPGISASPLLAEFTGQDGTLGNALMNVSGKSSITEQPLERLIKAVKSMSPKALSASVSDIGSVVSMIDRIASSAPGNGSRAAVGEDLVAMTKCRLQARNFITQDGTNGTRKMRRYTSAMPLSVVSSAGSMNDNFKQLMGSETSDLESTATSSVKRPRIEANPALLEEIREINQGLIDTVVDISDEDVDLTATAAAADEGEGTIVKCSFIAVALSPNLKSQYTSAQMSPIQPLRLLVPSNYPNCSPILLDKFPVEVSKKYEDLSVKAKSRFSISLRTLSQPMSLGQIARTWDVCARAVISEHAQQSGGGTFSSKYGTWENCLSAA
- the LOC122301154 gene encoding mediator of RNA polymerase II transcription subunit 15a-like isoform X16 codes for the protein MDSNNWRPTSGQGPVGAIGGGGGVGEPTMDARDWRTELQPDARQRIVSKIMDTLKRHLPFSTQEGLQELREMAISFEEKTFTAATSQGDYLRKISLKMLPMETKSQNPPANSLPSNSAGNGNRPPDLGQGPVGGIGGGGGVGEPTMDAGDWRTELQPEARQRIVSKIMDTLKRHLPVSGQEGLQELRKIAIRFEEKIFTAATSQGDYLRKISLKMLTMETKSQNPPANSLPPNSTGNGNKPPDPGMSGMQSQLHNQGQPLPIPLSANPSQSRQLLSQNIQNSVSSAGVQATPTLPSALPPASSINQTSIPNAVSQNTNVQNISGTSQNSVGNSMGQGIPSNMFANNPRQMQGRQQVVSQQQQQQQQQSQNPQQYMYQQQLQQHFLKQKFQQANIPHSLVQSHIQQQQNLLQTNQMQSPQQSVMQTSSVMQPSLSGLQQNQQPSIQQATHSMLQQHPPSVLRQQPQQAAVIHPQQAPMQHQSILPPQQPNAANMQQNQLIAQQSVVGDMQQQQRLLGQQNNLQTMQQQQHQQQLMAQQNNFSSMNQQQLGSQSTVSGLQQQLLGAQSVNSSMQTTQHAVHMLPQSKIPVQQPPQQSTSSLLATQVQPSQSQPQPPQQQLMSQIQSQPSQLQQQLGMQQQSNSLQRDMQQRLQASGQPSSTLLQPQNALDQQKQLYQRAVPDTSSTSLDSTSQTGNANGGDWQEVYQKIKALKETYLPELNEMYQKIAIKLQQHDSLPQQPKSEQLERFKMFKAMLERIIAFLQVSQSNTLPNCKEKLVFYEKQILNVVNTNRPRKPVSSLQQGQLPPSHMHSMQQSQSQITQIQPHESQMNPQLQSMSLQGSVATMQQNSMTSLQHNSMSSLSGVSTTQQNMMNSLQPGTNLDSGQGNTMSQVQPVAMGSLQQNPVTSSQQANVSTLSSQSGLKGLQPNINPLQSNSNILQQQHLKQQQEQQMLQAQQIHQRQMQHQLMQKQQIMQHQQQQQHQQQQQQQQHQQQQQQHQQQQHQQQLHQQPKQQLAAQLHTHQISQIHQINDVSDLKMRQGLGVKPGVFQQHLSAGQRAAYSHQQLKSGGSFPISSPQLQVASPQILQHSSPQIDQQNVLSSLTKVGTPLQSASSPFVVPSPSTPLAPSPMPGDAEKPISGVSSHSNAGNIGHQQTSGVGAPVPSLAIGTPGISASPLLAEFTGQDGTLGNALMNVSGKSSITEQPLERLIKAVKSMSPKALSASVSDIGSVVSMIDRIASSAPGNGSRAAVGEDLVAMTKCRLQARNFITQDGTNGTRKMRRYTSAMPLSVVSSAGSMNDNFKQLMGSETSDLESTATSSVKRPRIEANPALLEEIREINQGLIDTVVDISDEDVDLTATAAAADEGEGTIVKCSFIAVALSPNLKSQYTSAQMSPIQPLRLLVPSNYPNCSPILLDKFPVEVSKKYEDLSVKAKSRFSISLRTLSQPMSLGQIARTWDVCARAVISEHAQQSGGGTFSSKYGTWENCLSAA